A window of Pararhodobacter sp. genomic DNA:
GCCTCGATCAGGGTTTCAAACACATGCGCGGTCTGGTCGGTGCTGAGGTATAATTCCCAGCCCAATTCTCCGACATAGGTCACACGGTGCGCGCGGGCCAAGCCAAGGCCGAGCTCGATGTCTTGCGCCGTGCCAAAGGGAAAAGCGTCGTTGTCCAGCGCGGCGGGGGTGATGCGCGACAGGATGTTTCGCGCCTCAGGCCCCATCAGGCAGAGCACGGATTCGGCGGCCGTGACATCGGTGACGACCGCAAAATCATCGCCCAGCTGCCGCCGAAGCCATGCGAGATCGCGCTGCAAGGTGGCGCCTGGAACGACCAGAAAGAACACGGTTTCCGACAGGCGCGTGACCGTCAGATCGCTTTCAATGCCGCCGCGCGGGTTGAGCATCTGCGTGTAGACGATGCGCCCCGTCGCGACGTCGATATCGTTGGCGCAAACCCGCTGCAAGAACGCGCAGGCATCGCGGCCCTCGACGCGGATCTTGCCAAAGGAGGTCATGTCGAACACTCCGGCGGCGGTGCGCACCGCCAGATGTTCGGCCTTTTGGTTGTCGAACCAGTTTTGCGGCCCCCAGGAATAGCGGTACGCGCGCTCTTGCCCCTCGCGCGCGAACCAGTTTGCCCGTTCCCAGCCCGCGACCTCGCCGAACACCGCGCCGCGCGCCTTGAGATGCTCATGCAGCGGCGTGCGCCGAATGCCCCGCGCGGTTTCCACCTGACGGAACGGGAAATGGTCGGCATAGAGCAGGCCCAGCGTCTCGGTCACGCGCTCCTTGAGATAGCGTTTGTTGCGCTGGAACGGCTGCGCACGCCGGATATCCACCTCCCACAGGTCGAACGGAGGCTCACCCTCGATCATCCAATGCGCCAGCGCCATGCCCGCGCCGCCCGAGGACACGATGCCCACCGAGTTATAGCCCGCCGCGACCCAGTAATTGCCCATTTCCGGGGCCTCGCCCAGATAATAGCGATCATCGGGCGTAAAGCTTTCGGGACCGTTAAAGAACGTATGGACCCCGGCGGTTTCGAACAGCGGCATCCGGTTCATGGCCATGCCGAGAATTGGTTCGAAATGGTCGAAATCCTCGGGCAGGCTGTCGAAACAGAAATCCTCGGGAATGCCGGTCATGCCCCAGGGTTTGGCCTTGGGCTCGAACGCGCCCAGCATCATTTTTCCCGCGTCTTCCTTGTAATAGGCGCATTCATCGGGGACGCGCAGCACCGGCAGGCGGCCAAGGTCGGCAATCGGTTCGGTGACCAGATAAAAATGCTCGGCGGCGTGCAGCGGCAGGGTCACGCCCGAATTCGCCGCCAGATCGCGGCCCCACATGCCGCCGCAGTTGACCACATGGTCGCAGGTGATTGTGCCGACTGCGCCGCCCGCCTCATAGGTCACACCGGTCACGCGTTTGCCGTCGTCCAGCACGCGCAACACCTTGACGCCCTCGATCACCTGCGCGCCGTTCTGGCGCGCGCCCTTGGCGAGGGCCAGCGCGATATTGCCCGGGTCGCATTGCCCGTCCAAGGGCAGATGCACCGCGCCCACCACGTCGCCCACGTTGAGATGCGGGTACATCGCCTTGACCTCGGCCGGGGAAATCTCCTGGACGTCCACGTCAAACGCCCGGGCCAGCGCGGCGGAGCGGTAGATCTCCTCGCGACGGGCCTCGGTCAGGGCCACGGTGATGGAGCCGGTTTGCTTCATGCCGGTGGCAATACCGGTTTCGGCCTCGAGCTTCAGGTACAGGTCGGCCGAGTATTTCGCGAGGCGCGTCATGTTCAAAGACCCGCGCAACTGGCCGATCAACCCGGCCGCGTGCCAGGTCGTGCCGCAGGTCAGTTGCTTGCGCTCCAGCAAAACAATGTCGGTCCAGCCCGCCTTGGCCAGATGATAGGCCACCGAGCAGCCCGAAATGCCGCCGCCAATGATGACAACGCGTGCGTGCGAGGGAATTGACATGGGGGTCCTCAAACGATGGTATGGCCCGCCGCGCGCAGGCGGTTGGCGATTTCGGCAATATGGGCGGGGCCGGTTTCGCAGCAGCCGCCAACCAGCGTGGCGCCTTGGTCAACCCAGCCCATGACGTAATCGGCATAGCGCTGCGGCGTCAGTTCGGGGCGGGCTTGCAAGGCGTCAACCGTGGCGTTGTCCTTGAGGAAATCCGAGGTGATCTGCTGGAAACCGTTGGCATAAGCGCCGAAGGGTTTGCCGGTGGCGCGCAGGGGTGACATCGCCTGATCCATTGCCTCGGGGGCCGAGCAATTGGCCAGAATTGCATCGACGCGGTCGATCAGAGCGCCCAGCGCGGCAATCGGCTCGCCGGAGCGCAGCAGGGTGCCGTCGCGATCCTCAAGCGTGACGCTGAGCCACAGCGGCGTGTCGGGGGCCGCCTGCCGCGCGGCGTCAATCAGCGCGCTTGCGTGGGCGAGCGAGGCCACGGTCTCACCAAGCAGGACATCGACATGGGGCGCGATCAGCGCGGCCATCTCGGCGAACAGCGCGACAGCGGTGTCATGGGGCGGCATGGTTTCGGGGCGATACGAGGCCACCAAGGGCCCCATGGAACCGGCGATCAGGCCAGTGCCATGCGCGGCGCGCGCGGCTTTGGCCTCGGACAGCGCGCCGTCGATCAAGGCCTGATAGCGATGATCCAGCGCGAATTTCACCAGCCGGTCGTGGTGAATCGCATAGGTGTTGGTCGTGGCGAGGCTGGCCCCGGCGGCGAAATACTCGGCATGGATGGATTGCACCATGCCGGGATGGTCGATCATCACGCGGGTCGCCCACAGCGGATGCGGCGTGCCACCTGCGCGATGTGTCAATTCCTGGCCCATGCCGCCATCCAGAAGGGTGATCCGGGTCATGCGAAGGCTCCGATGCGGCACCCGGCGGACCCGCCCAAGGGGGTTTTCCACCCCCTTGGAACCCCCGAGGATATTTGAAGAACAAAGATGGCCATCATGCCCTGAGCCGTTCGTTGCCGGGGTCCCATAGGGGGCCGTCGGGTTGTACCGTGGCGGGGTAGCGCTGGCCGAAGATTTCGACCTCGATTGCCGTGCCCGGCTCGGTCAGGTCGTGGCGCAGCATGCCCAGCGCGATGCACTGCCCGGTGCGGTGGCCGAAATAGCCTGAGGTGGTCTCGCCGACGACCTGGCCGTTGTGCCAGAGCGTTGACATATAGGCCGGGTCACAATCGCCTGCGTCGATGGTCAGCAGCACGAAGCGTTTGCTGACGCCGGATTGCTTTTCGGCGGCAAGTGCGGCTTTGCCCCGGAAGTCCTTGGACCAGTCGATGAAGCGGTCCAACCCGCCTTGCAGCAGGGTGTAATCGGTGGAGAGATCGCCCTTCCACGCGCGATACCCTTTTTCGATACGCAGGGAATTGAGGGCAAACATGCCGAATGGGGTCGCGCCCGCGTCGAGGATCGCGGCGTAGATCGTGGGCATGTCTTTCGGGGTGGCGTGAACCTCCCAGCCCAGCTCACCGGCGAAGGACACGCGCAGCAGTTGCGCAGGCTTTCCGGCAACCTGCGCGGATTGATGCGTGAGCCAAGGCAACGTCAGGTCAGCGTCGGTCAGCTTTGTCAGCAAGGCGCGCGTCTGTGGCCCGGTGACGATGAGGGTTGAGAAGGCGTCGGTGTGATCGACCAGCGACAGGCCCGGCGCGAGGTCTTGCGCCAGCCATTCGAAATCATGCGCTTGTGCGGTGGCAGCGGTGATCAGCGTGAAATGATCCGGCGCATGGCGGATCACCGACATTTCGGTGACGATCCGGCCTTTGACATCGGGGAAATAGGCCAGCGAGATACGCCCGACGCGGGGCAATTTGCCCGAGATCCGCGCATCGAGCCACGCCGCCGCCCCGGCCCCGGTCAGATCGAACCGCGAGAAGCCGGGCAGATCGAGCACGCCGACCCCGTCGCGCACCGCCTCGCATTCGGCCTTTACCGCGTTGAACCACGGGCCTTCGCGGCGCCAGGTTTGTTGCGCAGCGCCGGAGGTGTCGTCGCCGGGGCGCGCGAACCAGTTGGCACGTTCCCAGCCGTTATAGGGGCCGAACTGCGCGCCCAACGCGATCAGGCGGTCATTGTTGGGCGAGAGTTTCTGGCCGCGCCCGGCGGGCCAGGCATAGTGCGGGAAATGGATGGCGTATTCGTGGCCGTAGACCTCCATCCCCTTGGCGACGCAGTAATCGTGGTCCTCATGCCCGGTGAAGCGGCGCGGATCGCAGGACCACATATCCCATTCCGTCGCGCCCTCGGTGATCCATTCGGCCAGCACCTTGCCCGCGCCGCCACCCTGGCAGATGCCGAAGGTAAAGACGCAGGCCTCGAACGCATTGGGCACGCCGGGCATCGGGCCGATCAGCGGGTTGCCGTCGGGCGTGTAGGGGATCGGGCCGTTGATGACCTTTTGCAGATTGGCCTTTTCCAGCAGCGGCA
This region includes:
- a CDS encoding FAD-dependent oxidoreductase, whose amino-acid sequence is MSIPSHARVVIIGGGISGCSVAYHLAKAGWTDIVLLERKQLTCGTTWHAAGLIGQLRGSLNMTRLAKYSADLYLKLEAETGIATGMKQTGSITVALTEARREEIYRSAALARAFDVDVQEISPAEVKAMYPHLNVGDVVGAVHLPLDGQCDPGNIALALAKGARQNGAQVIEGVKVLRVLDDGKRVTGVTYEAGGAVGTITCDHVVNCGGMWGRDLAANSGVTLPLHAAEHFYLVTEPIADLGRLPVLRVPDECAYYKEDAGKMMLGAFEPKAKPWGMTGIPEDFCFDSLPEDFDHFEPILGMAMNRMPLFETAGVHTFFNGPESFTPDDRYYLGEAPEMGNYWVAAGYNSVGIVSSGGAGMALAHWMIEGEPPFDLWEVDIRRAQPFQRNKRYLKERVTETLGLLYADHFPFRQVETARGIRRTPLHEHLKARGAVFGEVAGWERANWFAREGQERAYRYSWGPQNWFDNQKAEHLAVRTAAGVFDMTSFGKIRVEGRDACAFLQRVCANDIDVATGRIVYTQMLNPRGGIESDLTVTRLSETVFFLVVPGATLQRDLAWLRRQLGDDFAVVTDVTAAESVLCLMGPEARNILSRITPAALDNDAFPFGTAQDIELGLGLARAHRVTYVGELGWELYLSTDQTAHVFETLIEAAPDLKLCGLHALNSCRIEKGFRHFGHDITDEDHVLEAGLGFAVKTDKGEFIGRDAVLAKREAGLQRRMVQFLLQDPAAMAYHNEPICRDGEIVGTVTSGNYGHHLGGSVALGYVPCAGQSASEVLASRYDIDIAGRRVPATASLAPLYDPKSARVKQ
- a CDS encoding homocysteine S-methyltransferase family protein; the encoded protein is MTRITLLDGGMGQELTHRAGGTPHPLWATRVMIDHPGMVQSIHAEYFAAGASLATTNTYAIHHDRLVKFALDHRYQALIDGALSEAKAARAAHGTGLIAGSMGPLVASYRPETMPPHDTAVALFAEMAALIAPHVDVLLGETVASLAHASALIDAARQAAPDTPLWLSVTLEDRDGTLLRSGEPIAALGALIDRVDAILANCSAPEAMDQAMSPLRATGKPFGAYANGFQQITSDFLKDNATVDALQARPELTPQRYADYVMGWVDQGATLVGGCCETGPAHIAEIANRLRAAGHTIV
- a CDS encoding FAD-dependent oxidoreductase, whose translation is MADSARVVIIGGGVVGTSALYHLAKAGWTDCLLLEKNELTAGSTWHAAGNVPTFSSSWSIMNMQRYSAELYRGLGEAVDYPMNYHVTGSVRLGHTQERLREFQRVVGMGRYQGMDLAIMAPDEIKTRYPFLETHDLTGALYDPNDGDIDPAQLTQALAKGARDMGARIDRFRPVTSARRENGEWVLDTPKGEVRCEVVVNAAGYYAARVGAMFGRRVPMMVMSHQYLLFDTIPELEAWSKETGRKLPLLRDVDSSYYLRQEKHGFNLGPYENPCRAHWATPDDPMPDDFSFQLYPDDLDRLEWHITDAMARVPLLEKANLQKVINGPIPYTPDGNPLIGPMPGVPNAFEACVFTFGICQGGGAGKVLAEWITEGATEWDMWSCDPRRFTGHEDHDYCVAKGMEVYGHEYAIHFPHYAWPAGRGQKLSPNNDRLIALGAQFGPYNGWERANWFARPGDDTSGAAQQTWRREGPWFNAVKAECEAVRDGVGVLDLPGFSRFDLTGAGAAAWLDARISGKLPRVGRISLAYFPDVKGRIVTEMSVIRHAPDHFTLITAATAQAHDFEWLAQDLAPGLSLVDHTDAFSTLIVTGPQTRALLTKLTDADLTLPWLTHQSAQVAGKPAQLLRVSFAGELGWEVHATPKDMPTIYAAILDAGATPFGMFALNSLRIEKGYRAWKGDLSTDYTLLQGGLDRFIDWSKDFRGKAALAAEKQSGVSKRFVLLTIDAGDCDPAYMSTLWHNGQVVGETTSGYFGHRTGQCIALGMLRHDLTEPGTAIEVEIFGQRYPATVQPDGPLWDPGNERLRA